From the genome of Triticum aestivum cultivar Chinese Spring chromosome 3B, IWGSC CS RefSeq v2.1, whole genome shotgun sequence, one region includes:
- the LOC123071641 gene encoding transcription initiation factor TFIID subunit 9, with translation MDSGGVRPSLPSATAAGGTSVPDEPRDARVVRELLRSMGLGEGEYEPCVVHQFLDLAYRYVGDVLGDAQVYADHAAKPQLDADDVRLAIQAKVNFSFSQPPPREVLLELARSRNKIPLPKSIAPPGSIPLPPEQDTLLSENYQLLPTLKPPTQTEEIEDDNEGTDTIPANPSSNYLQDQRGSEQHQPQSQSQRVSFQLNAVAAAAAKRPLVTIDQLNMG, from the exons ATGGACAGCGGCGGCGTGCGGCCATCGCTTCCGTCCGCGACGGCGGCGGGAGGAACCTCCGTCCCGGACGAGCCTCGCGACGCGCGCGTGGTGCGGGAGCTCCTCCGGTCGATGGGGCTCGGCGAGGGCGAGTACGAGCCGTGCGTCGTGCACCAGTTCCTGGACCTGGCCTACCGCTACGTCGGGGACGTGCTCGGCGACGCCCAGGTCTACGCCGACCACGCAGCCAAGCCCCAGCTCGACGCCGACGACGTCCGCCTCGCCATCCAGGCCAAGGTCAACTTCTCCTTCTCCCAGCCGCCGCCCCGCGAG GTTCTACTTGAATTGGCACGCAGCCGGAACAAGATCCCGCTGCCCAAGTCTATTGCTCCACCTGGCTCGATTCCTCTGCCACCTGAGCAGGACACACTGTTGAGTGAAAACTACCAGCTCCTACCCACACTGAAGCCACCAActcagactgaagaaatagaagatgacaACGAGGGAACCGACACAATCCCTGCCAACCCTAGTTCAAACTATTTGCAGGATCAGAGGGGCAGCGAGCAACATCAGCCTCAGAGCCAGAGCCAGAGGGTTTCTTTCCAACTGAACGCGGTGGCTGCCGCGGCTGCAAAGCGTCCTCTAGTGACAATTGATCAGTTGAACATGGGCTAA
- the LOC123071642 gene encoding F-box protein At5g03100 isoform X1: MMLSSDKCTAKRSKSEPVIHSLPEGIMHDIVSRLTLKDAVRASLVSTSWRRLWTFHSNLCFDSPTILNREYGTLSRSSSRRGRRRRRFIRRVDAILESHSGTGVRRFDVTFALDARHTEHLDRWLKFALDSRASEIAVNLHPVFYRGSVRSYEWEDAYTLPSHMFSSQGASYIESLELVFASLKLPRDFYGPLKLRVLDLQSVHVSEGDLELLLSKCSALECLRLGRCYPVLNLKVQKPLCRLRNLSVRGCQLQVMEFSAPNLAKFEYSGQAIPITLSESMKPTEATVTLLGYDDTLEHVFTELPKTLSRVETLSVNACINTEVVGFSNCLMKFTHLIKLEVTVSILGDSRIRNGILRLVSLLEVAPLLQRLELNMLPHVSVGVSNEPESYWHFQPCAHRHLEQFEVSGFIGLRGQLEVVLCILDNAVALRRMSIEPRVTAYDRVFGHWAGFEHNIGKGRACALAFFSPEDYPGVQIEIF, encoded by the exons ATGATGTTGTCCTCGGACAAATGTACTGCTAAAAGAAGCAAATCCGAGCCTGTGATCCATAGTCTCCCGGAG GGTATTATGCATGACATAGTATCAAGGCTGACACTGAAGGATGCCGTGAGGGCCAGTTTGGTGTCGACAAGCTGGAGACGGCTGTGGACATTTCATTCCAATTTATGCTTTGACAGTCCCACTATCCTGAACCGCGAGTATGGCACCCTtagcaggagcagcagcaggaggGGTAGAAGAAGACGCAGGTTCATCAGGCGTGTCGATGCCATCCTGGAATCCCACAGCGGTACAGGGGTGAGAAGATTCGATGTCACGTTTGCTCTTGATGCGAGGCACACGGAACATCTGGATCGATGGCTCAAGTTCGCACTCGATTCCAGGGCGTCTGAGATTGCTGTTAATTTGCACCCTGTGTTCTACAGGGGTTCCGTGAGGTCATATGAATGGGAGGATGCATACACCTTGCCGTCTCATATGTTTAGCAGTCAAGGGGCATCTTACATCGAGTCACTTGAGCTCGTCTTTGCATCGTTGAAGCTACCCCGTGATTTCTATGGCCCTTTGAAGCTTAGAGTGTTGGATCTCCAATCTGTTCACGTGTCGGAAGGAGATCTCGAGCTGCTGTTGTCCAAGTGCAGTGCATTGGAGTGTTTGCGCCTGGGTCGTTGTTACCCAGTGCTTAATCTGAAAGTGCAGAAACCACTATGTCGGCTGCGTAATTTATCTGTCCGGGGATGCCAGCTGCAGGTTATGGAATTCAGTGCTCCGAATCTAGCAAAATTTGAGTATTCGGGTCAGGCCATACCCATTACACTCAGTGAATCCATGAAGCCAACAGAAGCTACTGTGACGCTGTTGGGATATGACGATACTCTTGAACATGTCTTCACCGAACTTCCAAAGACCCTGTCTCGCGTGGAGACACTATCTGTGAATGCTTGCATAAACACCGAG GTGGTTGGATTTTCAAATTGCCTGATGAAGTTTACTCATCTCATAAAACTGGAGGTGACTGTAAGTATTCTTGGGGACTCAAGAATCAGAAATGGGATTCTTCGTTTAGTGAGTCTTCTAGAGGTGGCCCCTCTTCTGCAAAGGCTCGAGTTAAAT ATGCTTCCACATGTGTCGGTTGGGGTATCCAACGAGCCTGAATCTTACTGGCATTTTCAGCCATGCGCGCACCGTCATCTTGAGCAGTTCGAGGTTTCAGGGTTTATCGGTCTAAGAGGTCAGCTTGAGGTGGTATTGTGCATCCTTGACAACGCAGTGGCTCTCAGGCGGATGTCCATAGAACCGAGGGTGACGGCATATGATCGTGTCTTTGGACACTGGGCGGGGTTTGAGCATAATATAGGAAAAGGTAGGGCATGTGCCTTGGCCTTTTTTTCTCCTGAAGACTATCCCGGCGTGCAGATTGAGATCTTCTGA
- the LOC123071642 gene encoding F-box/FBD/LRR-repeat protein At1g13570 isoform X2 — protein sequence MHDIVSRLTLKDAVRASLVSTSWRRLWTFHSNLCFDSPTILNREYGTLSRSSSRRGRRRRRFIRRVDAILESHSGTGVRRFDVTFALDARHTEHLDRWLKFALDSRASEIAVNLHPVFYRGSVRSYEWEDAYTLPSHMFSSQGASYIESLELVFASLKLPRDFYGPLKLRVLDLQSVHVSEGDLELLLSKCSALECLRLGRCYPVLNLKVQKPLCRLRNLSVRGCQLQVMEFSAPNLAKFEYSGQAIPITLSESMKPTEATVTLLGYDDTLEHVFTELPKTLSRVETLSVNACINTEVVGFSNCLMKFTHLIKLEVTVSILGDSRIRNGILRLVSLLEVAPLLQRLELNMLPHVSVGVSNEPESYWHFQPCAHRHLEQFEVSGFIGLRGQLEVVLCILDNAVALRRMSIEPRVTAYDRVFGHWAGFEHNIGKGRACALAFFSPEDYPGVQIEIF from the exons ATGCATGACATAGTATCAAGGCTGACACTGAAGGATGCCGTGAGGGCCAGTTTGGTGTCGACAAGCTGGAGACGGCTGTGGACATTTCATTCCAATTTATGCTTTGACAGTCCCACTATCCTGAACCGCGAGTATGGCACCCTtagcaggagcagcagcaggaggGGTAGAAGAAGACGCAGGTTCATCAGGCGTGTCGATGCCATCCTGGAATCCCACAGCGGTACAGGGGTGAGAAGATTCGATGTCACGTTTGCTCTTGATGCGAGGCACACGGAACATCTGGATCGATGGCTCAAGTTCGCACTCGATTCCAGGGCGTCTGAGATTGCTGTTAATTTGCACCCTGTGTTCTACAGGGGTTCCGTGAGGTCATATGAATGGGAGGATGCATACACCTTGCCGTCTCATATGTTTAGCAGTCAAGGGGCATCTTACATCGAGTCACTTGAGCTCGTCTTTGCATCGTTGAAGCTACCCCGTGATTTCTATGGCCCTTTGAAGCTTAGAGTGTTGGATCTCCAATCTGTTCACGTGTCGGAAGGAGATCTCGAGCTGCTGTTGTCCAAGTGCAGTGCATTGGAGTGTTTGCGCCTGGGTCGTTGTTACCCAGTGCTTAATCTGAAAGTGCAGAAACCACTATGTCGGCTGCGTAATTTATCTGTCCGGGGATGCCAGCTGCAGGTTATGGAATTCAGTGCTCCGAATCTAGCAAAATTTGAGTATTCGGGTCAGGCCATACCCATTACACTCAGTGAATCCATGAAGCCAACAGAAGCTACTGTGACGCTGTTGGGATATGACGATACTCTTGAACATGTCTTCACCGAACTTCCAAAGACCCTGTCTCGCGTGGAGACACTATCTGTGAATGCTTGCATAAACACCGAG GTGGTTGGATTTTCAAATTGCCTGATGAAGTTTACTCATCTCATAAAACTGGAGGTGACTGTAAGTATTCTTGGGGACTCAAGAATCAGAAATGGGATTCTTCGTTTAGTGAGTCTTCTAGAGGTGGCCCCTCTTCTGCAAAGGCTCGAGTTAAAT ATGCTTCCACATGTGTCGGTTGGGGTATCCAACGAGCCTGAATCTTACTGGCATTTTCAGCCATGCGCGCACCGTCATCTTGAGCAGTTCGAGGTTTCAGGGTTTATCGGTCTAAGAGGTCAGCTTGAGGTGGTATTGTGCATCCTTGACAACGCAGTGGCTCTCAGGCGGATGTCCATAGAACCGAGGGTGACGGCATATGATCGTGTCTTTGGACACTGGGCGGGGTTTGAGCATAATATAGGAAAAGGTAGGGCATGTGCCTTGGCCTTTTTTTCTCCTGAAGACTATCCCGGCGTGCAGATTGAGATCTTCTGA
- the LOC123071644 gene encoding U-box domain-containing protein 4: MQMALLARLSLASSEARESSLEERHAGSDEQTSEQSMEEASQASHFDSDSQVLLVSSSVNDSLPNTGQIDREVDIDNGMIRVPSDRTNYSGDASGEVADRGLSVSSAPQRENVILPRLGDVCLEGPFVRRQTSDRGFPRIISSTSIDARGDFSAIENQVRGLINDLGSDSIEGQRSATSEIRLLAKHNMENRIVIANCGAINLLVGLLHSPDAKIQENAVTALLNLSLSDINKIAIVNADAIDPLVHVLETGNPEAKENSAATLFSLSFIEDNRARIGRSGAVKPLVDLLGNGNPRGKKDAVTALFNLSILHENKGRIVQADALRHLVDLMDPAAGMVDKAVAVLANLATIPEGRTAIGQARGIPALVEVVELGSAKAKENAAAALLQLCTNSNRFCSMVLQESAVPPLVALSQSGTPRAREKAQALLSYFRNQRHGNSGRR, encoded by the exons ATGCAAATGGCTCTGCTAGCAAGGCTATCTCTTGCAAGCTCTGAAGCAAGAGAGTCTAGTTTGGAAGAAAGACATGCTGGTTCTGATGAACAAACTTCGGAACAATCAATGGAGGAAgcatctcaagcatctcattttgaCAGTGATTCACAGGTTCTTCTAGTCAGCTCTTCGGTTAATGATAGTCTTCCTAATACCGGTCAGATTGATAGGGAGGTTGACATTGACAATGGAATGATACGGGTACCAAGTGATAGGACAAATTACAGTGGTGATGCGTCTGGAGAGGTTGCTGACCGGGGGCTTTCTGTCTCTTCTGCCCCTCAAAGGGAGAATGTAATCCTGCCAAGATTGGGTGATGTCTGCTTGGAAGGGCCATTTGTTCGGCGGCAAACATCTGACAGGGGATTCCCCAGAATAATATCGTCGACATCCATTGATGCCCGGGGTGATTTCTCTGCCATTGAGAATCAGGTACGCGGGCTAATCAATGATTTGGGAAGCGATTCCATAGAAGGTCAGAGATCAGCAACATCAGAGATTCGCCTTCTAGCTAAACACAACATGGAGAACAGGATTGTCATTGCTAATTGTGGGGCTATAAACTTGCTGGTTGGCCTTCTTCATTCACCCGATGCCAAAATCCAAGAAAATGCAGTGACAGCCCTCCTCAATTTGTCACTTAGTGATATCAATAAGATTGCCATCGTGAATGCAGATGCTATTGATCCTCTCGTCCATGTCCTGGAAACAGGAAACCCTGAAGCTAAAGAGAACTCAGCAGCTACTTTGTTCAGTCTCTCATTTATTGAAGATAACAGAGCAAGGATTGGACGATCTGGCGCCGTAAAGCCTCTCGTTGACTTGCTGGGAAATGGGAACCCACGAGGAAAGAAAGATGCGGTAACTGCATTGTTTAATTTGTCCATACTTCATGAGAACAAGGGTCGAATTGTGCAAGCTGATGCTCTGAGGCACCTAGTTGACCTTATGGACCCTGCTGCTGGAATGGTCGATAAAGCTGTAGCTGTCTTGGCAAATCTTGCTACGATACCAGAAGGGAGGACTGCGATTGGGCAGGCGCGTGGTATTCCAGCCCTTGTTGAAGTTGTCGAACTGGGTTCAGCGAAAGCAAAGGAAAATGCTGCCGCGGCATTGCTTCAGCTATGCACAAACAGCAACAGATTTTGCAGCATGGTTCTTCAAGAGAGTGCCGTGCCCCCTTTAGTTGCACTGTCACAGTCAGGAACGCCGCGCGCAAGAGAAAAG GCGCAGGCTCTTCTCAGCTACTTCCGCAACCAAAGACATGGGAACTCGGGaaggagatga